The Acinonyx jubatus isolate Ajub_Pintada_27869175 chromosome D1, VMU_Ajub_asm_v1.0, whole genome shotgun sequence genome includes a window with the following:
- the LOC128311669 gene encoding olfactory receptor 5L1-like, with amino-acid sequence MGTENCSGVTEFILLGFAEAPELRVALFSVFLLIYGVTVLGNLGMMAVIQVSCHLHTPMYFFLSHLSFVDFCYSTVIVPKMLTSTLNEDKAISFLGCTVQFYLFCTCVVSEVFLLAVMAYDRFVAICNPLLYTVTMSRNLCVELVSCCYLCGMVCSLIHLCLALEIPSYTSNVIDHFFCDLPPLLSLACSDVTMNELMVFIVATFNEITTIVIILTSYLLILITILRMHSAEGRRKAFSTCASHLTAILVFHGTILFTYCRPSSGNSVDTDKVATVFYTVVIPMLNPLIYSLRNKDVKEVLRKMVSSKIFS; translated from the coding sequence ATGGGCACGGAAAACTGCTCCGGTGTGACCGAGTTCATTCTCCTCGGATTCGCAGAAGCCCCTGAGTTGAGAGTCGCCCTCTTCTCTGTGTTCCTTCTCATCTATGGAGTCACGGTGCTGGGCAACCTGGGCATGATGGCAGTGATTCAGGTCAGCTGTCACCTTCACactcccatgtactttttcctcagCCACTTGTCCTTTGTGGACTTTTGCTACTCCACCGTCATCGTGCCAAAGATGCTAACTAGTACCTTAAACGAGGACAAAGCCATTTCGTTCCTGGGGTGCACCGTGCAATTCTACTTGTTTTGTACATGTGTGGTAAGTGAGGTCTTCCTGTTGGCAgtcatggcctatgaccgcttcGTGGCCATCTGCAACCCACTGTTGTACACGGTCACCATGTCCCGGAATCTCTGTGTGGAGCTGGTGTCTTGTTGCTACCTGTGTGGGATGGTGTGTTCTCTGATCCACTTGTGTTTAGCTCTTGAGATCCCATCCTACACATCAAATGTGATTGACCACTTCTTCTGCGATCTGCCCCCTCTCTTGTCCCTTGCTTGCTCTGATGTCACTATGAATGAACTCATGGTGTTCATTGTGGCCACCTTCAATGAGATCACCACCATCGTGATCATCCTCACCTCCTACTTGCTAATTCTCATCACCATCCTGAGGATGCACTCTGCCGAGGGAAGGCGCAAAGCCTTTTCCACCTGTGCCTCCCACCTCACAGCCATCCTTGTCTTCCACGGAACAATCCTTTTCACTTACTGCCGGCCCAGTTCTGGCAACAGCGTGGATACTGACAAGGTGGCCACGGTGTTCTACACTGTAGTGATTCCCATGCTCAACCCCCTCATCTATAGCCTGCGGAACAAGGATGTGAAAGAAGTGCTCAGAAAAATGGTGAGCtccaaaatattttcctag
- the LOC106986258 gene encoding olfactory receptor 5D18-like gives MLLSERNKTGAVFTLLGFSDYPELQVPLFLIFLAIYSVTVVGNIGMIVIIKISSKLHTPMYFFLSHLSFVDFCSSSIIVPKTLANLVVEDRTISFPECIVQYFFFCTFVVAESFLLAVMAYDRFVAICNPLLYTAAMSQKLCAILVVGSYAWGVACSLILTCSAIRLSFQGFNTINHFFCEFSALLSLSCSDIYINQLLLFIFATFSVVSTLLIILMSYVFILVTILKMRSASGRRKAFSTCASHLTAITIFYGTIVFLYCVPNSKNSRNTVKVASVFYTVVIPMLNPLIYSLRNKDVKDTVSKITKVFSF, from the coding sequence ATGTTActttcagagagaaataaaactgggGCTGTGTTCACTCTCTTGGGCTTCTCAGATTACCCAGAACTGCAAGTCCctctcttcttgatttttttggcCATCTACAGTGTCACTGTTGTAGGAAATATTGGGATGATAGTTATAATCAAGATTAGCTCCAAActgcacacccccatgtactttttcctcagCCACCTCTCATTTGTGGATTTCTGCTCTTCCTCCATCATTGTTCCCAAGACCCTGGCAAACCTAGTTGTAGAAGACAGGACCATTTCATTTCCAGAATGTATagtacaatattttttcttttgtaccttTGTGGTAGCTGAATCCTTTTTATTGGCtgtgatggcctatgaccgctttGTGGCCATCTGCAACCCTCTGCTCTACACTGCGGCCATGTCCCAGAAACTCTGTGCCATCCTAGTGGTCGGATCATACGCATGGGGAGTAGCATGTTCCCTGATACTCACATGTTCTGCTATCAGGTTATCTTTCCAGGGTTTCAACACAATCAATCACTTCTTCTGTGAGTTCTCTGCATTGCTGTCCCTGTCTTGCTCTGATATTTACATCAATCAGTTGctgcttttcatttttgccaCCTTCAGCGTGGTCAGCACACTGCTTATCATTCTCATGTCTTATGTGTTTATCCTTGTCACCATCCTCAAGATGCGTTCAGCCAGTGGTCGTCGCaaagccttctccacctgtgcCTCCCACCTGACAGCCATCACCATCTTCTATGGGACCATTGTCTTCCTCTACTGTGTTCCTAACTCCAAAAACTCGAGGAACACAGTGAAAGTGGCGTCTGTGTTTTATACAGTGGTGATTCCTATGCTGAATCCTTTGATCTACAGTCTGAGAAATAAGGACGTCAAGGATACAGTCAGCAAGATAactaaagtcttttctttttga